From Phalacrocorax carbo chromosome 6, bPhaCar2.1, whole genome shotgun sequence, a single genomic window includes:
- the WDR6 gene encoding tRNA (34-2'-O)-methyltransferase regulator WDR6 has product MSGGGKMESVALVAPVTALEFVGDVLLAGTGPEVAAFRLSGGGGGTAGRRSVLREADVQGLRAEPGPGGGGGSVVRVAAFGGRWLAVVAVRRGGAGSGPRLAACGGGAARELGARVWEARWAAGGRLALALGGGSVGLYEWRGGGGWLRRASCGGAGALRCAVLAGTGWERLALAAGTATGSVVVWRAAAAAAPRRRLLGHRGAVLALCYAAARGLLASASEDRSVRVWAVGEMGGGDGSCLMVCYGHGSRVAAVALRGPCPVSAGEDGACLEWDGGGGVLRARRGHRGALRALALRPAGGCLATGGDDGGVRFCRPRREALDGAPVAAALGAPGRPRAVVLAGPRRVLALGEAGGLTAYEAAEGRWVPVLPAATTGGTRGVLAAAPLPGGAQALCALAGGDGRLLIFALGHPEASTGLRLFEGAVRGLGWVSRPGLPPDTAAALLVSGPDGEMIWLDVTHRPGQEPQVWLMGRYLLPPCKQCWHTCAAFLPQERLLVCGDRRGSLLLFPCSSSPGQAVESTGIANGSTDPVGEDCGRQSELSCLSHKGALPLEAPLSVLFGLHGKTGVTSVTCHGGYIYSTGRDGCYRQLCLQGQRLEVLRKYRPCKGLQWIEELRFTLDGDLLVLGFHSDNFVVWSSRTGTNLHCVPCGGGHRSWSYCSSSSTEAFAFVKCGDVMLYRREAEPCEQQVLLASLHGRAITCVRRLGAVEVPGHTALNIFVTGSEDTTACVVVLSEHSRGAVPLARLSDHISSVRALALAGPTGSDHKGLSALLFSAGGRAQIECYQLLCAWDPASESAVACQVVHVASHRLDKHWDRKKNRHKLVKMDPETRYMSLSVIPGTSSEQLPTIWKFLAAACSDGSVRVFGLLEAARKLVLVAESFHHQRCVLKVEAFLHTQAGRERRHLLCSAATDGSIAFWDITSLITDAMDALHQAEGEMQPLALGTPLLTIMAHSCGVNSLHVHVMPEGQYLVASGSDDGSIHVCLLEVASGGDEAAAGTCLRILERVARPCAHAAHVTGIRVLQPDLLLSASVDQRLTLWHRGPGGLDALSTTFFHVPDLAELDCWEVTEAGGELRYCCVLCGQGLEMLHSMAPTRPALLEAPQ; this is encoded by the exons ATGAGCGGTGGCGGCAAGATGGAGTCGGTGGCTCTGGTGGCGCCGGTAACGGCGCTCGAGTTCGTGGGGGACGTGCTGCTGGCGG GCACGGGCCCGGAGGTGGCGGCGTTCCGgctgagcggcggcggcggcggcacggCGGGGCGGCGGAGCGTGCTGCGTGAGGCCGATGTGCAGGGGCTGCGggccgagcccggccccgggggcggcggcgggtcggTGGTGCGGGTGGCGGCCTTTGGCGGGCGGTGGCTGGCCGTGGTGGCggtgcggcggggcggggcgggcagcggccCGCGGCTGGCGGCgtgcggcggcggggcagcgcggGAGCTGGGGGCGCGGGTGTGGGAGGCGCGgtgggcggcgggcgggcggctggCGCTGGCGCTGGGCGGCGGGTCCGTGGGGCTGTACGAgtggcggggcggcgggggctggtTGCGGCGGGCGagctgcggcggggccggggcgctgcGCTGTGCCGTGCTGGCGGGGACGGGCTGGGAGCGGTTGGCGCTGGCGGCTGGTACGGCGACGGGGAGCGTGGTGGTGtggcgggcagcggcggcggcggccccacGGCGGAGGCTGCTCGGGCACCGGGGCGCGGTGCTGGCCCTCTGCTacgcggcggcgcgggggctgcTCGCCTCCGCCTCCGAGGACCGCAGCGTGCGGGTCTGGGCCGTGGGCGAGATGGGCGGCGGGGACGGCTCCTGCCTGATGGTGTGCTACGGGCACGGGTCGCGGGTGGCCGCCGTGGCGCTGCGAGGGCCGTGCCCGGTCAGCGCCGGGGAGGACGGCGCCTGCCTGGAGTGGGACGGCGGCGGGGGCGTGctgcgggcgcggcgggggcacCGCGGAGCCCTGCGGGCCCTGGCCCTGCGCCCCGCCGGCGGCTGCCTCGCCACGGGCGGCGATGACGGCGGTGTCCGGTTCTGCCGGCCCCGGCGGGAGGCTCTGGACGGCGCCCcggtggcggcggcgctgggggccccggggcggccgcgggccGTGGTGctggcggggccgcggcgggtGCTGGCGCTGGGCGAGGCGGGCGGGCTGACGGCTTACGAGGCGGCGGAGGGGCGCTGGGTGCCGGTGCTGCCCGCCGCCACCACCGGTGGGACTCGCGGGGTGCTGGCGGCCGCCCCCCTGCCCGGCGGGGCCCAGGCGCTCTGTGCCCTAGCCGGAGGTGACGGGCGCCTCCTCATCTTCGCCCTGGGGCACCCCGAGGCTTCCACCGGTCTGAGGCTGTTCGAGGGGGCCGTGcgcgggctgggctgggtctCCCGCCCCGGGCTGCCCCCCGAcactgctgctgccctcctggTCTCCGGGCCCGACGGGGAGATGATCTGGCTGGACGTTACCCACCGCCCTGGGCAGGAACCCCAGGTGTGGCTCATGGGACGCTACCTCCTGCCCCCCTGCAAGCAGTGCTGGCACACCTGCGCAGCCTTCCTGCCCCAGGAAAGGCTGCTGGTCTGCGGGGACCGCCGGggttccctcctcctcttcccttgcagcagctccccagggcaggctGTGGAAAGCACTGGCATCGCCAATGGCAGCACAGACCCAGTCGGCGAGGACTGCGGCAGACAGTCAGAGCTCTCTTGCTTGTCGCACAAAGGGGCTCTTCCCCTTGAGGCCCCGCTCTCTGTGCTCTTCGGGCTCCACGGGAAGACAGGGGTTACTTCAGTGACCTGCCACGGGGGCTACATTTACAGCACCGGTCGGGATGGCTGCTAccgccagctctgcctgcaagGCCAGCGGCTGGAGGTACTGCGGAAGTACAGGCCCTGCAAAGGGCTGCAGTGGATCGAGGAGCTGCGCTTCACCCTGGATGGGGACCTGCTCGTGCTGGGCTTTCACTCTGACAACTTTGTGGTGTGGAGCAGCAGGACCGGCACAAACCTCCACTGTGTCCCCTGTGGCGGGGGGCACCGCTCCTGGAGCTACTGCAGCAGCTCCTCGACTGAGGCTTTCGCCTTTGTCAAGTGCGGGGATGTGATGCTGTACCGCCGCGAGGCTGAGCCCTGCGAGCAGCAGGTGCTCTTGGCGTCCCTGCATGGGCGGGCGATTACCTGCGTACGGCGCCTAGGGGCCGTGGAGGTGCCCGGCCACACTGCCCTTAACATCTTTGTCACTGGCAGCGAGGACACCACGGCCTGCGTTGTAGTGCTCAGTGAGCACTCCCGGGGGGCCGTGCCACTCGCCCGGCTCAGTGACCACATTTCCAGTGTGAGGGCACTGGCGCTGGCTGGCCCCACGGGATCTGACCACAAGGGCTTGTCTGCCCTGCTTTTCTCTGCGGGTGGCCGGGCACAAATCGAGTGCTACCAGCTGCTGTGTGCTTGGGACCCAGCCTCTGAGAGTGCCGTGGCCTGCCAGGTTGTCCATGTGGCCTCCCACCGGCTGGACAAGCACTGGGACCGGAAGAAGAACAGGCACAAGCTTGTCAAGATGGACCCGGAGACGAG GTACATGTCCCTGTCGGTCATACCCGGGACCAGCTCCGAGCAGCTGCCGACAATCTGGAAgttcctggctgctgcctgcagcgaTGGATCAGTCCG GGTCTTTGGGCTGCTGGAGGCTGCCCGGAAGCTGGTGCTGGTGGCGGAGTCATTTCACCACCAGCGCTGTGTGCTGAAGGTGGAGGCATTCCTGCACACGCAGGCAGGAAGGGAGAG GAGGCACCTTCTGTGCAGCGCAGCCACTGATGGCAGCATCGCCTTCTGGGACATCACCAGCCTCATCACAGATGCAATGGATGCCCTGCACCAAGCGGAGGGAGAGATGCAGCCCCTGG ccctgggcaccccGCTGCTCACCATCATGGCCCACAGCTGCGGTGTGAACAGCCTCCATGTCCACGTGATGCCAGAGGGACAGTACCTGGTGGCCAGTGGCAGTGACGACGGCTCGATCCATGTTTGCCTGCTGGAGGTGGCATCAGGCGGGGAcgaggctgcagcagggacctGCCTGCGCATCCTGGAGCGGGTGGCCAGGCCCTGCGCCCACGCCGCCCATGTGACAGGGATCCGGGTGCTGCAGCCAgacctgctgctctctgcctcgGTGGACCAGCGCCTGACGCTGTGGCACCGGGGCCCGGGCGGGCTGGACGCACTCAGCACCACCTTCTTCCATGTGCCTGACCTGGCTGAGCTGGACTGCTGGGAGGTGACAGAGGCTGGCGGGGAGCTGCGGTACTGCTGCGTGCTCTGCGGGCAGGGCCTGGAGATGCTGCACAGCATGGCCCCCACCAGGCCCGCTCTGCTGGAGGCTCCCCAGTAA
- the DALRD3 gene encoding DALR anticodon-binding domain-containing protein 3 isoform X2 — MEEHSSADVPADVVAGVTSLRGPGVLAVRGCQETPAGLAVQVWRPQAFERLLGPQPAPSPALGVQAGWVVLHCPAVRTPAALRPRHLRSLLLADHLAQLLRTQGVGIRLVPALAEEGSRDVLRQLRIDWPSGSSGSAPPDAISALKRALGRSPYAAACEQGPGVAMLPEDVISKVHLKSFVQQQGLVGYDPNLDVLLVTEGKLRSLAELQQAVQQCTAGGQGSCCSIVHVVSCEEEFQQQQLDLLWRILDPGAHTALQKHLVCGPVKVTNPSSPIGADQYFQLRKRQMYEASVMKYGELAQDEAWTEVIDTLTVAAIRFEMLSTAHRSQITLDLEDSSISTKGTKSGAFVMYNCARLATLFDTYQRAVEQGTYPPLPPVSELNFSCLREEGEWLLLFNYLLPFPEVLQQAAVLPAPTKGIRITANTETVCKFLIQLSMDFSSYYNRVHVLGEPFPHLFDQMFARLQLLGAVRDVFHSALATLHLPPLNQI; from the exons ATGGaggagcacagctctgcagat GTGCCCGCTGACGTCGTAGCGGGCGTGACGTCACTAAGAGGCCCGGGGGTGCTGGCGGTGCGGGGCTGTCAGGAGAcgccggcggggctggcggtgcAGGTGTGGCGGCCGCAGGCCTTCGAGCGCCTGTTGGGGCCACAGCCCGCCCCGTCCCCAGCGCTGGGGGTGCAGGCGGGGTGGGTGGTGCTGCACTGCCCGGCTGTGCGCACCCCCGCTGCCCTGCGGCCCCGCCACCTCCGCTCCCTCTTGCTGGCCGACCACCTGGCCCAGCTGCTGCGCACCCAGGG GGTCGGCATCCGCCTGGTCCCTGCGCTTGCCGAGGAGGGGAGCCGGGATGTCCTGCGGCAGCTCCGCATCGACTGGCCCTCTGGCTCCAGTGGCTCAGCACCCCCTGATGCTATCTCGGCCTTGAAGCGGGCCCTGGGCCGGTCCCCCTATGCTGCAGCCTGTGAGCAGGGGCCAGGTGTAGCCATGCTGCCTGAGGATGTAATCTCAAAAGTGCATTTGAAGAGCTTCGTGCAACAGCAGGGCTTGGTGGGCTACGACCCCAATCTAGATGTCCTTCTTG TGACAGAAGGGAAGCTGCGGTCcctggctgagctgcagcaagcTGTACAGCAGTGCACA gctggaggtcaggggagctgctgcagcattgTACATGTGGTGAGCTGTGAGGAGGaattccagcagcagcagctggatcTGCTCTGGAGAATTTTGGATCCAGGAGCCCACACAGCTTTGCAG AAGCACCTTGTCTGTGGGCCAGTGAAGGTGACAAACCCCTCATCGCCCATCGGGGCAGACCAGTACTTCCA GCTCCGAAAGCGCCAGATGTACGAAGCCTCTGTGATGAAGTATGGGGAGCTTGCACAAG ATGAGGCCTGGACTGAGGTGATTGATACGCTCACAGTGGCTGCCATCAGGTTTGAGATGCTGAGCACTGCTCACAGGAGTCAG ATCACCCTGGACCTGGAGGACAGCAGCATCTCCACGAAGGGAACCAAGAGCGGCGCCTTCGTGATGTACAACTGTGCCCGGCTGGCCACACTCTTTGACACCTACCAGCGGGCTGTGGAGCAGG GCACATACCCACCTCTCCCACCAGTGTCAGAACTGAACTTCTCCTGCCTCCGGGAAGAG GGTGAATGGCTCCTGCTCTTCAACTatctcctgcccttccctgaagtcctgcagcaggcagctgtgctaCCTGCACCCACCAAGGGGATCCGGATCACAGCCAACACAGAGACA GTGTGCAAGTTCCTGATCCAGCTCAGCATGGATTTCAGCTCCTACTACAACCGGGTCCACGTCCTGGGG GAGCCATTCCCACACCTCTTTGACCAGATGTTTGCCCgcctccagctgctgggagcagtgaGGGATGTGTTCCACAGTGCGCTGGCGACTCTGCACCTCCCTCCTCTCAACCAGATCTGA
- the DALRD3 gene encoding DALR anticodon-binding domain-containing protein 3 isoform X1: MAAACQSPAGERADDATSGGSCGQAPMETGEGRPGVAATLRALNGALGRPAALWVKESGARNLRHRDFLAPRAALSAAFPGGQVPADVVAGVTSLRGPGVLAVRGCQETPAGLAVQVWRPQAFERLLGPQPAPSPALGVQAGWVVLHCPAVRTPAALRPRHLRSLLLADHLAQLLRTQGVGIRLVPALAEEGSRDVLRQLRIDWPSGSSGSAPPDAISALKRALGRSPYAAACEQGPGVAMLPEDVISKVHLKSFVQQQGLVGYDPNLDVLLVTEGKLRSLAELQQAVQQCTAGGQGSCCSIVHVVSCEEEFQQQQLDLLWRILDPGAHTALQKHLVCGPVKVTNPSSPIGADQYFQLRKRQMYEASVMKYGELAQDEAWTEVIDTLTVAAIRFEMLSTAHRSQITLDLEDSSISTKGTKSGAFVMYNCARLATLFDTYQRAVEQGTYPPLPPVSELNFSCLREEGEWLLLFNYLLPFPEVLQQAAVLPAPTKGIRITANTETVCKFLIQLSMDFSSYYNRVHVLGEPFPHLFDQMFARLQLLGAVRDVFHSALATLHLPPLNQI; this comes from the exons ATGGCGGCCGCCTGCCAGAGCCCGGCGGGCGAGCGGGCTGATGACGCCACTTCCGGCGGAAGCTGCGGCCAGGCTCCCATGGAGACGGGCGAGGGCCGGCCGGGGGTTGCGGCCACGCTGCGGGCCCTGAACGGGGCGCTGGGGCGGCCCGCCGCTCTCTGGGTGAAGGAGAGCGGCGCCCGCAACCTGCGGCACCGGGACTTCCTGGCGCCCCGGGCCGCGCTGAGCGCCGCTTTCCCCGGGGGCCAG GTGCCCGCTGACGTCGTAGCGGGCGTGACGTCACTAAGAGGCCCGGGGGTGCTGGCGGTGCGGGGCTGTCAGGAGAcgccggcggggctggcggtgcAGGTGTGGCGGCCGCAGGCCTTCGAGCGCCTGTTGGGGCCACAGCCCGCCCCGTCCCCAGCGCTGGGGGTGCAGGCGGGGTGGGTGGTGCTGCACTGCCCGGCTGTGCGCACCCCCGCTGCCCTGCGGCCCCGCCACCTCCGCTCCCTCTTGCTGGCCGACCACCTGGCCCAGCTGCTGCGCACCCAGGG GGTCGGCATCCGCCTGGTCCCTGCGCTTGCCGAGGAGGGGAGCCGGGATGTCCTGCGGCAGCTCCGCATCGACTGGCCCTCTGGCTCCAGTGGCTCAGCACCCCCTGATGCTATCTCGGCCTTGAAGCGGGCCCTGGGCCGGTCCCCCTATGCTGCAGCCTGTGAGCAGGGGCCAGGTGTAGCCATGCTGCCTGAGGATGTAATCTCAAAAGTGCATTTGAAGAGCTTCGTGCAACAGCAGGGCTTGGTGGGCTACGACCCCAATCTAGATGTCCTTCTTG TGACAGAAGGGAAGCTGCGGTCcctggctgagctgcagcaagcTGTACAGCAGTGCACA gctggaggtcaggggagctgctgcagcattgTACATGTGGTGAGCTGTGAGGAGGaattccagcagcagcagctggatcTGCTCTGGAGAATTTTGGATCCAGGAGCCCACACAGCTTTGCAG AAGCACCTTGTCTGTGGGCCAGTGAAGGTGACAAACCCCTCATCGCCCATCGGGGCAGACCAGTACTTCCA GCTCCGAAAGCGCCAGATGTACGAAGCCTCTGTGATGAAGTATGGGGAGCTTGCACAAG ATGAGGCCTGGACTGAGGTGATTGATACGCTCACAGTGGCTGCCATCAGGTTTGAGATGCTGAGCACTGCTCACAGGAGTCAG ATCACCCTGGACCTGGAGGACAGCAGCATCTCCACGAAGGGAACCAAGAGCGGCGCCTTCGTGATGTACAACTGTGCCCGGCTGGCCACACTCTTTGACACCTACCAGCGGGCTGTGGAGCAGG GCACATACCCACCTCTCCCACCAGTGTCAGAACTGAACTTCTCCTGCCTCCGGGAAGAG GGTGAATGGCTCCTGCTCTTCAACTatctcctgcccttccctgaagtcctgcagcaggcagctgtgctaCCTGCACCCACCAAGGGGATCCGGATCACAGCCAACACAGAGACA GTGTGCAAGTTCCTGATCCAGCTCAGCATGGATTTCAGCTCCTACTACAACCGGGTCCACGTCCTGGGG GAGCCATTCCCACACCTCTTTGACCAGATGTTTGCCCgcctccagctgctgggagcagtgaGGGATGTGTTCCACAGTGCGCTGGCGACTCTGCACCTCCCTCCTCTCAACCAGATCTGA